The following coding sequences lie in one Methylosinus sp. PW1 genomic window:
- a CDS encoding MG2 domain-containing protein → MTGVLCRGALSRALLALLLLSGLCVSAPLRAEPAPFDQLRRADGARIVPDKFLRSFDPITIFFDRDIGPKSGGPEDAHEKFAKLSGEPAGEWRWIGARALQFRPAEPWKPLQRVDIEAGAAATRLVALLPTPSSTNPTESADPIADLEQITLTFPEPVDIAALARLLTIELRPAPGISPLGGQLLTPKDYDIRPLERADRNAAQSVAIRLRESISDGRVAILRLKLADEPGLDDEIFELRARSAAPFAVTEASCGRGWSDDKQDGVLRCAFGYAVPPTSASSEGEEDSAPVSNYQPANRRRLTLSFTEQPGEIDILRAREALRISPPVDDLSVEIDHKRLNVYGKFLSDRVYELALAPGALNDVRKRALASRFALRFAFDRDRPALAWDAAQGLVERFGPQLLPLRGRGYDRADIRIHAIDPLARDFWPFPKSGVETEDSAAPPLPGNEPTHWGETDAPEAEAIAARIKALGSPAVSALLDLPIRRNGADAKFGLDLASEFAKIAGAGQPGTYLIGLRAVDEKKRHWLRAQVTDLSLSAIEERARVRFVVTSLSTAQPVSGAEVRLEGVKGEKFVTLARGTTDNSGFFAFDPGKRAEADVRRIVVTKGLDALVLDANDGPSEYARENWTKPDGAWLVWTANPQEPRRQEPRTLCHVFAERPIYRPEEAVHVKGFVRAYRDGALAIAKAGGTLVVSGPGNQEWRIPVKLDAAGSFYHKFDAQTPATGDYSLRFEPDGAKPKKSETKGEDAEPSESAEAEGEAAQTASCGQFPFKKEAYRLPTFEVALNAPQIVPLDGEFNVDLIARYFAGGLVAERPVKWRAVQFPHVFQPPGREGFLFSSDARFSGEGKFKSSPVLERDARTDAGGASRMTFDTTIEPTAQPRRYSIEATVTGDDGIEVRNVQNVIAVPPFALGVKLPRYVERPGAVTPEFLALDGKGEAVEGLPVTMRFIKRNWASTLQASDFAQGAAKYVTQVIEDTLLERKLTSAKEAQKIELEAREAGVYVVQLEAYDRIGRRQQVSVDFFVGGNTPVTFQRPPASTATITTDKQAYAPGETATLIVQSPFQNAKALAIVEQPNGVFDYQLIDIANGFGRYTLALRKEQTPKLAVHFLIMRGRLKDSAPAPASNIDQGKPVTIAATKWIEVTPVKNIVTAKLDYPAKARPGQEVEVTLRLSDDLGKPLAGEATFWMVDQAVLSLAKERPLDPLPDFIVERETKLAARDTRNLAFGKIPLEEIPGGDAGLDEWGVETNVSVRKNFTPVPIYLPSVKVGADGIAKIKVKLPDSLTVFKLRAKAASGADRFGYATGEMLIRQELVAQPVLPRFLRPGDALDVSVLARIVEGPGGGGRASIAAEGLTLASNASQAFSWIANKPARIDVRASVPEPAPGKESVKLNFRVERDADHARDAVEIDLPIRPDRLPVRRYEIVEIAPGESKALAAATDAARLGSFRRDVTIAGDPALVRLVAGLNALVEYPYGCTEQRLSLARSALALKNFTPILSAAGLESRLSSDVRNTIRAIDQAVDADGLVAFWPRARGNVSLTAWAYSFLVGAERVGEPIDKPLADRLANVLKLSLRSDYPRLLSGEELRERVEALIALADGGKLDESYVAELSRHADFMAGASVAELTRAAARAQSGDRRIIDSLLDSLWSRVKILSRNGAQYYAGQAADGGNPVILPSETRSLAEMLRAVTVASPSDPRAGLLRDALLRLGEGDGWGSTNATAAAIDALAEVWRRPQSPLQIELSQEGAPPRLLTLDANNPILRESGAAPSALTIVNRGTAPIVALVETRYEPKESGAKALPVSEGFTLTRDILRVGKADAPLEKIAAENGVVKLAIGDVIEETAELVNPQDRTHVAISLPLPAGFEPLNPNLATAPAEAQPSIALTLAPTSVSFGDDRVFYAYDQLPKGTYRFAFRAKAQTAGAFTEPPGVVETMYKKGLQAQSAGKRVEIAK, encoded by the coding sequence ATGACGGGCGTCCTTTGCAGAGGCGCCCTGTCGCGCGCGCTCCTCGCTTTGCTTCTTCTCTCCGGTCTTTGCGTCTCCGCGCCGCTGCGCGCCGAGCCGGCGCCCTTCGATCAATTGCGCCGCGCCGATGGCGCGCGCATCGTGCCGGACAAATTTCTGCGCAGCTTCGATCCCATCACCATTTTCTTCGATCGCGACATCGGCCCCAAGTCCGGCGGACCGGAAGACGCGCATGAAAAATTCGCCAAGCTCTCTGGCGAGCCCGCCGGCGAATGGCGCTGGATCGGCGCGCGCGCGCTGCAATTTCGTCCGGCCGAGCCGTGGAAGCCGCTGCAGCGCGTCGACATAGAGGCGGGCGCCGCCGCGACGCGGCTCGTCGCGCTGCTGCCGACGCCCTCTTCCACCAATCCGACGGAGAGCGCCGATCCGATTGCCGATCTCGAGCAGATCACGCTCACTTTTCCCGAGCCCGTGGACATCGCCGCGCTAGCGCGGCTGCTGACGATCGAATTGCGTCCTGCGCCGGGAATCTCGCCGCTCGGCGGACAATTGTTGACGCCGAAGGACTATGACATTCGCCCGCTCGAGCGCGCCGATCGCAACGCCGCGCAGAGCGTCGCCATTCGCTTGCGCGAGTCGATAAGCGACGGGCGCGTCGCTATCTTGCGCTTGAAGCTCGCCGACGAGCCCGGTCTCGACGATGAGATATTCGAATTGCGCGCGCGTTCCGCCGCGCCTTTCGCCGTCACCGAGGCGAGCTGCGGCCGCGGCTGGAGCGACGACAAGCAGGACGGCGTGCTGCGCTGCGCCTTCGGCTACGCCGTCCCGCCGACGTCGGCTTCATCGGAGGGCGAGGAAGACTCCGCGCCCGTCTCCAATTACCAGCCCGCCAATCGGCGCAGGCTGACGTTGAGCTTCACCGAGCAGCCGGGCGAGATCGATATTTTGCGCGCGCGCGAGGCGCTGCGCATCTCGCCGCCGGTCGACGATCTCTCTGTCGAGATCGACCACAAGCGCCTCAATGTCTATGGCAAGTTTCTATCCGATCGCGTCTATGAGCTGGCGCTCGCGCCGGGCGCTCTGAACGACGTCAGAAAGCGCGCGCTCGCCTCGCGCTTCGCGCTGCGCTTCGCTTTCGATCGCGACCGGCCGGCGCTCGCATGGGACGCTGCGCAAGGGCTCGTCGAACGTTTCGGCCCGCAATTGCTGCCGCTGCGCGGGCGCGGCTATGATCGCGCCGATATTCGCATTCATGCGATCGATCCGCTCGCGCGCGACTTCTGGCCTTTCCCCAAGAGCGGCGTCGAGACGGAGGACAGCGCCGCGCCGCCGCTGCCCGGCAATGAGCCCACGCATTGGGGCGAGACCGATGCGCCGGAGGCCGAGGCGATCGCCGCGCGCATAAAGGCGCTGGGCTCGCCCGCCGTTTCCGCGCTGCTCGATCTGCCGATCCGTCGCAATGGCGCCGACGCCAAATTCGGCCTCGATCTCGCGAGCGAATTCGCCAAGATCGCCGGCGCCGGACAGCCGGGAACCTATCTCATCGGCCTGCGCGCCGTGGACGAGAAAAAGCGCCATTGGCTGCGCGCGCAAGTGACCGATCTGTCGCTGAGCGCGATAGAGGAGCGCGCGCGCGTGCGCTTCGTCGTCACCTCGCTCTCCACCGCGCAGCCCGTCTCCGGCGCGGAAGTGCGGCTCGAAGGCGTGAAGGGCGAGAAATTCGTCACGCTCGCGCGCGGGACCACCGACAATTCCGGCTTCTTCGCCTTCGATCCCGGCAAGCGCGCGGAAGCCGACGTGCGCCGCATCGTCGTGACCAAGGGCCTCGACGCGCTCGTATTGGACGCCAATGACGGCCCCTCCGAATATGCGCGCGAGAATTGGACGAAGCCGGACGGCGCCTGGCTCGTCTGGACCGCGAATCCGCAGGAGCCGCGCAGGCAAGAGCCGCGCACGCTCTGCCATGTCTTCGCCGAGCGGCCGATCTATCGGCCCGAGGAGGCAGTGCATGTAAAGGGCTTCGTGCGCGCCTATCGCGATGGCGCTCTCGCCATTGCGAAAGCCGGCGGAACGCTGGTCGTCTCCGGCCCCGGCAATCAGGAATGGCGCATTCCGGTGAAGCTCGACGCGGCGGGGAGCTTCTATCACAAATTCGATGCGCAGACGCCGGCGACCGGCGATTATTCGCTGCGCTTCGAGCCCGATGGCGCAAAGCCGAAGAAGAGCGAGACGAAAGGCGAAGACGCCGAGCCGAGCGAAAGCGCAGAGGCCGAGGGCGAAGCGGCGCAGACCGCCTCCTGCGGACAGTTTCCGTTCAAGAAGGAGGCTTATCGGCTGCCGACATTCGAGGTGGCGCTGAATGCGCCGCAGATCGTTCCGCTCGACGGCGAGTTCAATGTCGATCTCATCGCGCGCTATTTCGCCGGCGGTCTCGTTGCGGAACGGCCGGTGAAATGGCGCGCCGTGCAATTTCCGCATGTTTTTCAGCCGCCGGGACGCGAAGGCTTTCTCTTCTCGAGCGATGCGCGCTTCTCCGGCGAAGGCAAGTTCAAATCCTCGCCAGTGCTGGAGCGTGACGCGCGCACCGACGCCGGCGGCGCCTCGCGCATGACCTTCGATACGACGATAGAGCCGACCGCGCAGCCGCGCCGCTATTCGATCGAGGCGACCGTCACCGGCGACGATGGAATAGAGGTGCGCAATGTGCAGAATGTCATCGCTGTTCCGCCTTTCGCGCTCGGCGTGAAGCTGCCGCGCTATGTCGAGCGGCCCGGCGCGGTGACGCCGGAGTTTCTCGCGCTCGACGGCAAGGGCGAGGCGGTGGAAGGACTTCCCGTCACCATGCGCTTCATCAAGCGCAATTGGGCGTCGACGCTGCAGGCTTCCGATTTCGCGCAGGGCGCGGCGAAATATGTGACGCAGGTGATCGAGGATACGCTCCTCGAGCGCAAACTGACGAGCGCGAAAGAGGCGCAGAAAATCGAGCTGGAGGCGCGCGAGGCCGGCGTTTATGTCGTGCAGTTGGAAGCCTATGATCGCATCGGCCGCCGTCAGCAGGTGAGCGTCGATTTCTTCGTCGGCGGCAATACGCCCGTGACCTTCCAGCGTCCTCCGGCCTCCACCGCGACCATCACGACCGACAAGCAAGCCTATGCGCCGGGCGAGACGGCGACGCTCATCGTTCAATCGCCGTTCCAGAACGCCAAGGCGCTCGCTATCGTCGAGCAGCCCAATGGCGTGTTCGATTATCAGCTCATCGACATCGCCAATGGCTTCGGGCGCTACACGCTCGCGCTGCGCAAGGAGCAGACGCCGAAGCTCGCCGTGCATTTCCTCATCATGCGTGGACGCTTGAAGGACAGCGCGCCGGCGCCGGCCTCCAATATCGACCAGGGCAAGCCGGTGACGATCGCCGCGACCAAATGGATCGAGGTCACGCCGGTCAAGAATATCGTGACCGCGAAGCTCGATTATCCCGCGAAGGCGCGGCCGGGGCAGGAGGTGGAGGTCACGCTTCGTCTTTCCGATGATCTCGGCAAGCCGCTCGCGGGCGAAGCGACGTTCTGGATGGTGGATCAGGCGGTGCTGTCGCTCGCCAAGGAACGGCCGCTCGATCCGCTGCCGGATTTCATCGTCGAGCGTGAGACGAAGCTCGCCGCGCGCGACACGCGCAATCTCGCCTTCGGGAAGATTCCGCTGGAGGAGATTCCCGGCGGCGACGCCGGCCTCGACGAATGGGGCGTGGAAACCAATGTCAGCGTGCGCAAGAATTTCACGCCCGTGCCGATCTATCTGCCGAGCGTGAAAGTGGGCGCCGACGGAATCGCCAAAATCAAGGTGAAGTTGCCCGACTCGCTCACCGTGTTCAAGCTGCGCGCCAAGGCGGCGAGCGGCGCCGATCGCTTCGGCTATGCGACGGGCGAGATGCTCATTCGTCAGGAGCTCGTCGCGCAGCCCGTGCTGCCGCGCTTTCTGCGGCCGGGCGATGCGCTCGATGTGTCCGTGCTCGCGCGGATCGTCGAAGGACCGGGAGGCGGCGGCAGAGCCTCGATCGCCGCGGAAGGGCTGACGCTGGCGAGCAATGCGTCGCAGGCTTTCAGCTGGATCGCGAACAAGCCCGCGCGCATAGACGTCCGCGCGAGCGTGCCGGAGCCGGCGCCCGGCAAGGAGAGCGTGAAGCTGAATTTTCGCGTGGAGCGCGACGCCGACCATGCGCGCGATGCGGTGGAGATCGACTTGCCGATCAGGCCCGATCGTCTGCCGGTGCGGCGCTATGAGATCGTCGAGATCGCGCCGGGCGAGAGCAAGGCCCTCGCGGCCGCGACAGACGCCGCGCGGCTCGGCTCCTTCCGCCGTGACGTGACGATCGCCGGCGATCCCGCTCTGGTGCGGCTCGTCGCGGGATTGAACGCGCTCGTCGAATATCCTTACGGCTGCACCGAGCAGCGCCTCTCGCTGGCGCGCTCGGCGCTGGCGCTCAAAAATTTCACGCCGATTCTCTCGGCCGCGGGGCTCGAGAGTCGTCTTTCCAGCGATGTGCGCAACACGATCCGCGCGATCGATCAAGCAGTCGACGCCGATGGGCTCGTCGCCTTTTGGCCTCGCGCGCGCGGAAATGTGTCGCTCACCGCCTGGGCCTATTCCTTCCTCGTCGGCGCGGAGCGCGTGGGCGAGCCGATCGACAAGCCGCTCGCCGATCGTCTCGCCAATGTGCTGAAGCTGTCGCTGCGCTCGGATTATCCGCGCCTGCTCTCCGGCGAGGAATTGCGCGAGCGCGTCGAGGCGCTGATCGCGCTCGCCGACGGCGGCAAGCTCGACGAGTCCTATGTCGCCGAGCTGTCGCGCCACGCCGATTTCATGGCGGGCGCCAGCGTGGCGGAGCTGACGCGCGCCGCCGCGCGCGCGCAATCTGGCGATCGGCGCATCATCGACTCCTTGCTCGATTCGCTGTGGAGCCGCGTGAAGATTCTCTCGCGCAATGGCGCGCAATATTACGCAGGCCAGGCGGCGGACGGCGGCAATCCGGTCATCCTCCCTTCCGAGACGCGCTCGCTGGCGGAGATGCTGCGCGCGGTCACGGTCGCTTCGCCGTCCGACCCGCGCGCGGGCCTGCTGCGCGATGCGCTGCTGCGATTGGGCGAGGGCGACGGCTGGGGCTCGACCAACGCCACCGCCGCGGCGATCGACGCGTTGGCGGAAGTGTGGCGGCGTCCGCAATCGCCTCTGCAGATCGAGCTCTCGCAGGAGGGCGCGCCGCCGCGCCTGCTGACGCTCGACGCCAATAATCCCATCCTGCGCGAGAGCGGCGCGGCGCCTTCGGCGCTGACGATCGTCAATCGTGGAACGGCGCCGATCGTGGCGCTGGTCGAGACGCGCTACGAGCCGAAAGAGAGCGGCGCGAAGGCTCTGCCGGTGAGCGAAGGCTTCACGCTGACGCGCGACATTCTGCGCGTCGGCAAGGCGGATGCGCCTTTGGAAAAAATCGCGGCGGAGAATGGCGTCGTTAAGCTCGCCATCGGCGATGTGATCGAGGAGACGGCGGAGCTCGTCAATCCGCAGGATCGCACCCATGTCGCGATCTCGTTGCCGCTGCCGGCGGGCTTCGAGCCTTTGAACCCCAATCTCGCGACGGCCCCCGCGGAGGCGCAGCCGTCGATCGCGCTGACTTTGGCGCCGACCAGCGTCTCCTTCGGCGACGATCGTGTGTTCTATGCTTACGACCAGCTGCCGAAGGGAACTTATCGCTTCGCCTTTCGCGCAAAGGCGCAGACGGCGGGCGCCTTCACCGAGCCGCCGGGCGTCGTCGAGACGATGTATAAGAAGGGCCTGCAAGCGCAGAGCGCCGGCAAGCGCGTGGAAATCGCGAAGTGA
- a CDS encoding transglycosylase domain-containing protein encodes MVYDRNGAFLTQIGARDAARIDYGYWPLREIPPRVALATLALEDRRFASHMGVDARALLRAAWRNLVGRKRREGASTIAMQVARMQNPAPRSFAAKITEAATGIALVARHGRQAVLAHYLRLAPYGNGSHGIAHAARFYFDKPVADLSLAEIALLAAIPQSPGRMNLFRESGLVLARARAARALAYLSREALVEPAQIALATQQLASLRPVGAARRPDALHLSLRYEALAREGLIAPASPHDPRIGATIDLSLQDKLAHLARRYLSLWRTAGARQVALMVVERGAGAVLADIGSSDYRDWRDGAIDFTRALRSPGSTLKPFVYALAFERGVLEPTDLLADVPEGASGVNNADGAFLGPMLPRQALANSRNVPATNLMRRVGLEANFQFLHDLGLHDLEAPAESFGLAMAIGALPTRLEHLMRAYGALAEDGVLSDLLFAKEQRRRRSIRVMSSDTARLVTSMLADPLARLPSFPRYGPLEYPFAVAVKTGTSQAYRDAWTIAYSRKAIVGVWIGRGDAGAMNRLSGAASSARLAHAALTLIHGAKAGEIEAESFPPPQGRVPVEMCLAGGRSDGRCGETLVEWVRPQMAPPARSAMDVAVRPAPPDETVELAITTPEHKTHVWRNPELPPELNRLALRASAPGSVEQILWMVDGRPFRLADANEPVYWPMLPGTHRIQARLPLRPGASRIVEVTIE; translated from the coding sequence ATGGTCTATGATCGTAACGGCGCTTTTCTCACGCAGATCGGCGCGCGCGACGCGGCGCGGATCGACTATGGCTATTGGCCGTTGCGCGAAATTCCGCCGCGGGTCGCGCTCGCGACGCTCGCGCTCGAGGATCGGCGCTTCGCCTCGCACATGGGCGTCGATGCGCGCGCTCTGCTGCGCGCGGCGTGGCGCAATCTCGTCGGACGCAAGCGCCGCGAGGGCGCCTCCACCATCGCCATGCAAGTCGCGCGCATGCAAAATCCAGCGCCGCGCAGCTTTGCGGCCAAGATCACGGAGGCGGCGACGGGGATCGCGCTCGTCGCGCGCCATGGTCGTCAGGCGGTGCTCGCGCATTATCTGCGGCTCGCGCCCTATGGCAATGGCAGCCATGGAATCGCCCATGCCGCGCGTTTTTATTTCGACAAGCCGGTCGCGGATCTCTCGCTCGCGGAGATCGCTCTGCTCGCCGCCATTCCGCAATCGCCCGGCCGCATGAATCTCTTTCGTGAGAGCGGGCTCGTCCTCGCGCGGGCGCGCGCCGCTCGCGCGCTCGCCTATCTGTCGCGCGAGGCGCTCGTCGAGCCCGCGCAGATCGCGCTCGCGACACAGCAGCTCGCGAGCTTGCGTCCCGTCGGCGCGGCGCGGAGGCCGGATGCGCTGCATCTCTCGCTGCGCTATGAGGCGCTGGCGCGCGAAGGCCTCATAGCGCCCGCCTCGCCGCATGATCCGCGCATCGGCGCGACCATCGATCTCTCATTGCAGGACAAGCTCGCGCATCTTGCGCGGCGTTATCTCTCGCTCTGGCGCACCGCCGGCGCGCGGCAAGTCGCGCTGATGGTGGTGGAGCGCGGCGCGGGCGCCGTGCTCGCGGATATAGGCTCCTCCGATTATCGCGACTGGCGCGACGGCGCCATCGATTTCACCCGCGCGCTGCGCTCGCCGGGCTCGACGCTGAAGCCTTTCGTCTATGCGCTCGCATTCGAGCGCGGCGTTCTGGAGCCCACCGATCTCCTCGCCGATGTTCCAGAGGGCGCATCCGGCGTCAACAACGCCGATGGCGCGTTTCTCGGGCCGATGCTGCCGCGCCAGGCGCTCGCCAATTCGCGCAATGTGCCGGCGACCAATCTCATGCGCCGCGTCGGGCTCGAGGCGAATTTTCAATTTCTGCACGATCTCGGCCTGCATGATCTCGAGGCCCCGGCGGAATCCTTCGGCCTCGCCATGGCGATCGGCGCGCTGCCGACCAGGCTCGAGCATCTGATGCGCGCCTATGGCGCGCTTGCCGAAGATGGCGTGCTCTCCGATCTCCTCTTTGCGAAAGAGCAGCGACGGCGCCGCTCCATTCGCGTGATGTCGAGCGACACGGCGCGGCTCGTCACCTCCATGCTGGCCGATCCGCTCGCGCGCCTGCCGAGCTTTCCGCGCTATGGGCCGCTCGAATATCCTTTCGCCGTCGCGGTGAAGACCGGCACCTCGCAGGCCTATCGCGACGCCTGGACCATCGCCTATTCGCGCAAGGCCATTGTCGGCGTGTGGATCGGCCGCGGCGACGCCGGCGCGATGAATCGGCTGAGCGGCGCCGCATCCAGCGCGCGGCTCGCGCATGCGGCGCTGACGCTCATTCATGGCGCGAAGGCGGGGGAGATCGAGGCGGAATCCTTTCCGCCGCCGCAGGGCCGCGTTCCAGTGGAAATGTGTCTCGCCGGCGGGCGCAGCGACGGACGCTGCGGGGAGACGCTGGTCGAATGGGTGAGGCCGCAAATGGCGCCGCCCGCGCGCAGCGCGATGGACGTCGCCGTGCGGCCGGCTCCGCCCGACGAGACTGTCGAGCTCGCCATCACGACGCCCGAGCATAAGACGCATGTCTGGCGCAATCCAGAGCTGCCGCCGGAGCTCAATCGTCTCGCCTTGCGCGCATCGGCGCCGGGCTCTGTGGAGCAGATACTCTGGATGGTGGACGGGCGGCCGTTTCGGCTCGCCGACGCCAATGAGCCCGTCTATTGGCCGATGCTGCCTGGAACGCATCGCATTCAAGCGCGCCTGCCGCTGCGGCCCGGAGCCTCCCGCATCGTGGAAGTGACGATCGAATGA
- a CDS encoding lipocalin-like domain-containing protein has protein sequence MNAEALRALFLALSLCATAPARAAGFAGLGDDAQGFAEPQKGHTLVFPRDHGAHPAFRIEWWYLTANLTDESGKAYGAQWTLFRHARAPHDGEGWDSPQAFVAHAAVTTDALHLFAETRARGGVGQASVEAAPFRAFIDNWSFSAREPNLSGGTISAIAPRFRYTLALTAEKPLALHGEAGFSRKSESGQASYYYSQPFFTVEGALAIDGAERKVKGRAWMDHEWSSRPLAADQKGWDWFSLHLDGGGELMLFRLRSDKTLPFVSGSFITADGATRALTRDDIFLEPLEQGLVAGRLLPLRWRLRVASLHLDIETKPLNSQSFMGVGVGYFEGPITFAGAQSGVGYLEMTGY, from the coding sequence ATGAACGCTGAAGCGCTGCGCGCCCTTTTCCTCGCGCTGTCGCTCTGCGCCACTGCGCCGGCGCGCGCCGCCGGCTTCGCAGGCCTCGGCGACGACGCGCAGGGCTTCGCCGAGCCGCAAAAGGGCCATACGCTCGTCTTTCCGCGCGATCATGGCGCGCATCCCGCGTTTCGCATCGAATGGTGGTATCTCACCGCCAATCTGACGGATGAGAGCGGCAAAGCCTATGGCGCGCAATGGACCTTGTTCCGGCACGCGCGCGCACCGCATGACGGCGAAGGCTGGGACAGTCCGCAAGCTTTCGTCGCGCACGCCGCCGTGACCACGGATGCGCTGCATCTCTTCGCCGAAACGCGCGCGCGCGGCGGCGTCGGACAGGCGAGCGTCGAAGCGGCGCCATTCCGCGCCTTTATCGACAATTGGTCCTTTTCCGCGCGGGAGCCCAATCTCTCCGGCGGAACAATCTCCGCCATCGCGCCGCGCTTTCGCTACACGCTCGCGCTCACCGCCGAAAAGCCGCTCGCTCTGCATGGCGAAGCGGGCTTCAGCCGCAAATCGGAGAGCGGACAGGCTTCATATTATTACAGCCAGCCCTTCTTCACCGTCGAAGGCGCGCTCGCCATAGACGGCGCCGAGCGCAAGGTGAAGGGCCGCGCCTGGATGGATCACGAATGGAGCAGCCGCCCGCTCGCAGCGGATCAGAAAGGCTGGGACTGGTTCTCGCTGCATCTCGACGGCGGCGGCGAGCTGATGCTCTTTCGTCTGCGCAGCGACAAGACGCTTCCCTTCGTCTCGGGAAGCTTCATCACGGCCGATGGCGCGACGCGCGCGCTCACGCGTGACGATATTTTCCTCGAGCCGCTGGAGCAGGGCCTCGTCGCCGGCCGCCTGCTGCCGCTGCGCTGGCGCCTGCGCGTGGCGAGCCTGCATCTCGACATAGAGACGAAGCCCCTCAATTCGCAGAGCTTCATGGGCGTCGGCGTCGGATATTTCGAAGGGCCGATCACCTTCGCCGGCGCGCAGAGCGGAGTCGGCTATCTCGAGATGACGGGATACTGA